From a region of the Impatiens glandulifera chromosome 4, dImpGla2.1, whole genome shotgun sequence genome:
- the LOC124935393 gene encoding BURP domain-containing protein BNM2A-like: protein MVYRLASWIVFLHLLLFMFSHGSCQSNKLDPRVLTIDQSDNPVNIEMVVHRDHHHNQHGHPMTHMNHHHYMMDDPLVVVFFTFDDLMVGNTIPIHFPKRDPSSSPHFLPRNEAESLPFSSQELPSLLRYFSFSQQSPQAVAMEETLKDCERNPAMGETKLCVTSLESMLEFASGVLGMDVSDIQSISTIHLTKSNILFQNFTIMDFTEYYAASKIVPCHSMPYPFAVFYCHYQEGENRVFKVLLKGENGDRVEAVAVCHLDTSKWSQSHVAFQVLGTEPGSSSVCHFFPDDHLVWIPSTVPALI from the exons ATGGTTTATCGACTTGCTTCTTGGATTGTTTTCCTTCATCTACTTCTTTTCATg TTCTCCCATGGAAGTTGCCAATCCAACAAGCTGGATCCAAGGGTTTTGACCATAGATCAATCGGACAATCCCGTTAATATTGAAATGGTAGTACATCGCGATCACCACCACAATCAACACGGCCATCCAATGACTCATATGAATCATCATCATTACATGATGGATGATCCATTGGTAGTAGTGTTTTTCACTTTTGATGATCTTATGGTTGGGAACACAATTCCAATCCACTTTCCTAAAAGGGACCCTTCTTCCTCTCCTCATTTCTTGCCAAGAAATGAGGCCGAATCTCTCCCTTTCTCGTCTCAAGAACTTCCTTCCCTCCTTAGATACTTCTCTTTCTCTCAACAATCTCCACAAGCCGTAGCCATGGAAGAAACCCTTAAAGACTGCGAAAGAAACCCCGCCATGGGTGAGACCAAGTTATGTGTCACCTCTTTGGAGTCCATGCTTGAATTCGCAAGTGGTGTCCTAGGAATGGATGTCTCGGACATCCAATCCATATCCACCATTCATCTAACGAAATCAAACATCCTTTTCCAAAACTTCACTATCATGGATTTCACTGAGTACTACGCTGCTTCAAAAATTGTGCCTTGTCATTCCATGCCTTACCCTTTTGCGGTGTTCTATTGTCATTATCAAGAGGGCGAAAATAGGGTGTTTAAGGTCTTGTTGAAGGGTGAAAATGGAGATAGAGTGGAGGCTGTTGCGGTTTGCCACTTGGACACTTCCAAATGGAGCCAAAGCCATGTGGCATTTCAGGTGTTAGGAACCGAGCCTGGTTCTTCATCGGTGTGTCATTTCTTCCCTGATGATCATCTTGTTTGGATTCCATCTACAGTACCAGCTTTGATTTGA